A stretch of DNA from Patescibacteria group bacterium:
TAAACCGAGCTGTTTCGCCCGGTTGCTTTTGCTTGTAAATTTAGCCAAATCGGTATGGAGCGGTATCCAGTACATTATACGGTGAATAGTAAGAAAAAATATAGATAAAGCGAGGAAAAAAAACACTTCTTTGTAATTCCAAAGCCATTCGGAAGAGTTAACTTTCCGGTCGAGAAGATAAAATATAAAGTAAAAAACAGCCCCCCAAATTATACTTACCCATAAAGATCGGCGCAGGCCCACTTTGTTCAAATGCTTGGCCCCCAAAGCAACGGTCAGGCCGTACAACAGATTGCCGATAAGATAATAATAAATTACGAACCTTAAATTGAGGTTAAATAATTCGTATAAAAAAATCGGCAAAAATAACCCTAACAATCCGTCGGTAATGCGCAAAACCATCCGGCCGGAATAAAGGGAAACAAACCCGTGGGAAATTCTGCCTTTAAAATATTTGAACATAGGTTAGGCGCTTAGTTAAATAGTTAATTAGTTAAACGGGTTTCTGATTAAAAAACTAATCAACTATTTAACTATTTAGCTGCTTTAAGTAATCCCCCCCCCCAGCCAATAATCAGTTTAATAATCCGCCAGCCGGCGAAAGCAATTTATTTAATAACAATATTTATCAGCTTCCCTTTTACAAAAATAGTTTTAACAATTTCTTTCCTCTCTAGCCATTTCTTCACTTTCTCGCTTTTCATCGCTTCTTCTTTAGCTTCTTTTTCGGAAATATCAGCCGCCGCGAGGATAGTATCGCGCAATTTGCCATTGACTTGTATAACCAGATTTATGGTCTCGTCTTTTACTAATTTTTTATCATACTCCGGCCATTTGGCTTTAAAAATACTTTCTTTACCTGTCCCGCCTTGGCGGTGATTACCCAACTCATGCCACAATTCTTCAGCTAAATGCGGAGCAAACGGCGCTAAAAGAATAATGAATAATGAATAATGAATAATGTCAACTTTTTCCGCTTCTTCCATCTTGTTCGCCAAAATCATCATGGCGCTGACGGCAGTATTTAATTTAAACTCCTCTATGTCATCACCCACTTTCTTAATGGTTTTATGAAGCAGATTGCTTAACTCCCTATCATTTTCCGCTTTTCCGATTTTAGCTTTTATCTTTATCGCTTTTTCCAAAAACTTCCTCGCCCCGATCAAACCGTTAGTGCTCCAAGCGCAAGGCTGGGAAAACGGCCCCATAAACATTTCATAAACCCGCATGGAGTCAGCCCCGTATTTTTCCACGATATCATCGGGATTGATTACATTGTGCCAGCGCTTGCTCATTTTCCGCCCGTCCTCGGCTAAAATCAAGCCGACATGCTGCAAGCGCGTAAATGGTTCAGAATAATTGACAGCGCCGAGGTCAAATAAAAACTTATGCCAAAAACGAGCATAGATTAAATGCCTGGTGGCATGCTCGGCCCCGCCCACGTAAAAATCAACCGGCGACCAATATTTTTCTTTTTTCTTATCTACCAGCGCCTTATCGTTTTTCGGATCAATATATCTTAGCCAATACCAGGAGGAGCCGGCCCACTGCGGCATCGTATTGGTTTCGCGTTTTCCCGGCCCGCCGCACTTAGGGCATTTAGTGCTTACCCAGTCTTTGATATTAGCCAAAGGCGATTCGCCTGTTCCGGTCGGCGCATAATTTTTCACATCCGGCAACTTTACCGGCAAATCCTTTTCCGGAACGGCGACAGCTCCGCATTTGTCGCAATGAATAATCGGAATCGGTTCGCCCCAATATCTCTGCCGCGAAAACACCCAGTCGCGAAGTTTATAATTAACTGTTTTCTTTGCCTTGCCTTGTTTTTCCAGCCACTCTATAATCTTTGGTCGCGCTTCAGCCGAGGTTAAGCCGTCAAACTCTCCTGAATTAACCAATATTCCTTCTCCGGAAAAACATTCTCCCAAGCTCTTTACTCTTTCCCACAATTTAGAATCTTTATCTTTTGGACGGATAGAAACTTTTAGGGGCAAATTGTAAATTTTGGCCATTTCAAAATCTCTCTCATCGTGGGCATCGGCAAAAACCGCGCCAGTGCCATAGCCAACTAAAACAAAATCGGAAATCCAAACAGGCATCTCGTCTCCCGTAGCCGGATTAATAACATAAGTCCCCGTAAAAACACCTGTTTTATTTTTATTTAATTCAGTCCTCTCTAAATCGGACATGCTGGCAACTTTTTTTATGTAGCCATTAACTTCTTTTTTTTGTTCATTGGTGGTAATTTTTTGCACCAACCTATGCTCTGGAGCAAGAATTAAAAAAGTTCCAGAAAAAATCGTATCAATTCTGGTGGTAAAAACCGGAATAGCTTCATCACTATTTTTGATTTGAAAATCTATCTCTGCTCCTTCTGATCGTCCAATCCAATTCTTCTGCATTTCCTTGATTGATTCTTCCCAGTCCGGCAATTTTTCTAAATCATTAAGCAGGCGCTCGGCATAATCCGTAATTTTCAAAACCCATTGCCGCATCGGCTTCCTTTCAATTTCCGAACCGCAGCGTTCGCATTTGCCGTCTTCCAAATCCTCATTAGCCAGTCCGGTTTGGCAGGATGGACACCAATTTATCGGCTCATAAGACTCATAAGCTAAGCCCTTTTTAAACATCTGCAAAAATATCCACTGCGTCCATTTATAATAGGCGGGGTCAGTCGTGTTAATTTCTCTGCCCCAGTCATAAGTAAAGCCAAGTTTTAAGAGCTGATTTTTAAAAACTTTTACATTTTTTTCTGTGGCTACTCTGGGATGAACCTTATTTTCAATCGCGTAATTCTCGGCTGGCAAGCCGAAAGCGTCCCAGCCCATAGGGTGCAAGACATTATATCCTTGCATCATCTTCATCCGGGCAAAAACGTCCGTGGCAATATAACCTTTGGGGTGCCCGACGTGCAGCCCGGCTCCGGACGGATAAGGAAACATATCCAAAATGTAATATTTTTTCTTTTTTTTATCGTCTTTGGTTTCATACAGTCTCTCTTCATCCCATTTCTTCTGCCATTTTTCCTCTATTTTTTTATGGTCGTACATATAATTCAAATTACAATTATATCTTAATACTATCCTAAAATTCCTTAAAAATCAAATGCCCGAAGATTCGTTCTTCGGGCATGTTTTTGTGTTTGCTGGTTGCGGGCCGAAAGTTAAGAGGGCCCGCCAAGATAAGGATATTCATCTTCGTCTTCCTCTTCAACTACCGGCCTGTCGTCCGGAGGTATTGCTTCCAAATCCGATTGTGGTCTTTCCTCATCCGTTTGACGGCACATATTCCCCTCCTTTTGGATTTTTATTCTACTTCGATTCCAACCGGGCAATGGTCAGAACCATGAATTTTTTCGAAAATGAACGCTCTTTTTACCTGTTTTATAAATTTAGCAGAAACGCAAAAATAGTCAATCCGCCAGCCGATATTCCTGGCCCGGGCGCTAAATCGATAACTCCACCAAGAATACTGGACTTTATTTTTATTAAAATAACGGAAAGTGTCTATAAAACCGGAGCTTAAAAATTTAGTCATCCAATTTCGTTCCTCATGGGTAAACCCAGGGTTGCCGATATTGTCTTTCGGCCTAGCCAAATCAATTTCTTCATGCGCCACATTAAAATCACCGGTTATAATAAGGGGCTTCTTTTCTTCCAGCTTTTTTAAATATTTTAACAGCTTATCATTAAACTTTAATTTAAAATCCAAACGAGATAATTCATGGTTAGCATTAGGGAAATAAACATTAACTAAATAAAAAAAGCCGCAGTCCAGAACCTGAACCCGGCCCTCATTATCCCAGTCTAAATAAGGTAAAATTTTTGTCGCCAACCCCTCTTTTACTAAAATCGCCGTGCCGCTATATCCCGGCCGCTCGGCCGGATGCCAATACTCTTTATAACCCCCAAAATCAAAATTTTCTTTAAGCCGGGCAATATCAGAAATTTTAATTTCCTGCAGACATAAAATATCCGGTTTTTGCTTTTTTAAAAAATTCAAAAAGCCTTTGCGCGCGACCGCCCTTATACCATTAACATTCCAGGATAATATTTCCATAATGTTACGAATTACAAATTTTATACAAATTCACAA
This window harbors:
- a CDS encoding exodeoxyribonuclease III; its protein translation is MEILSWNVNGIRAVARKGFLNFLKKQKPDILCLQEIKISDIARLKENFDFGGYKEYWHPAERPGYSGTAILVKEGLATKILPYLDWDNEGRVQVLDCGFFYLVNVYFPNANHELSRLDFKLKFNDKLLKYLKKLEEKKPLIITGDFNVAHEEIDLARPKDNIGNPGFTHEERNWMTKFLSSGFIDTFRYFNKNKVQYSWWSYRFSARARNIGWRIDYFCVSAKFIKQVKRAFIFEKIHGSDHCPVGIEVE
- the leuS gene encoding leucine--tRNA ligase; this translates as MYDHKKIEEKWQKKWDEERLYETKDDKKKKKYYILDMFPYPSGAGLHVGHPKGYIATDVFARMKMMQGYNVLHPMGWDAFGLPAENYAIENKVHPRVATEKNVKVFKNQLLKLGFTYDWGREINTTDPAYYKWTQWIFLQMFKKGLAYESYEPINWCPSCQTGLANEDLEDGKCERCGSEIERKPMRQWVLKITDYAERLLNDLEKLPDWEESIKEMQKNWIGRSEGAEIDFQIKNSDEAIPVFTTRIDTIFSGTFLILAPEHRLVQKITTNEQKKEVNGYIKKVASMSDLERTELNKNKTGVFTGTYVINPATGDEMPVWISDFVLVGYGTGAVFADAHDERDFEMAKIYNLPLKVSIRPKDKDSKLWERVKSLGECFSGEGILVNSGEFDGLTSAEARPKIIEWLEKQGKAKKTVNYKLRDWVFSRQRYWGEPIPIIHCDKCGAVAVPEKDLPVKLPDVKNYAPTGTGESPLANIKDWVSTKCPKCGGPGKRETNTMPQWAGSSWYWLRYIDPKNDKALVDKKKEKYWSPVDFYVGGAEHATRHLIYARFWHKFLFDLGAVNYSEPFTRLQHVGLILAEDGRKMSKRWHNVINPDDIVEKYGADSMRVYEMFMGPFSQPCAWSTNGLIGARKFLEKAIKIKAKIGKAENDRELSNLLHKTIKKVGDDIEEFKLNTAVSAMMILANKMEEAEKVDIIHYSLFIILLAPFAPHLAEELWHELGNHRQGGTGKESIFKAKWPEYDKKLVKDETINLVIQVNGKLRDTILAAADISEKEAKEEAMKSEKVKKWLERKEIVKTIFVKGKLINIVIK